From Drosophila virilis strain 15010-1051.87 chromosome X, Dvir_AGI_RSII-ME, whole genome shotgun sequence, the proteins below share one genomic window:
- the nmdyn-D6 gene encoding nucleoside diphosphate kinase 6: protein MEVTLALLKPHVVRNTYAMQQLKSLIGSNFNILAAKELRITKELSECFYADHKDKFFYHRLTTFMQSGPCYAIILQSELCIQKWRRLMGPTKVFNAVYNEPECIRALYGLSDTRNACHGSDSAISARREIAMLFPEFDIGQDRIGAN, encoded by the exons ATGGAAGTTACTTTGGCCTTATTAAAACCGCACGTGGTGCGTAACACATACGCGATGCAGCAGTTAAAGAGCTTAATTGGCAGTAATTTCAATATCTTGGCAGCAAAGGAGCTACGAATAACAAAAGAACTTTCAGAGTGTTTTTACGCGGACCACAAGGACAAATTTTTTTATCATCGCCTTACTACCTTTATGCAGAG cGGCCCCTGCTACGCAATTATACTGCAATCTGAGTTATGCATACAAAAGTGGCGTCGACTCATGGGTCCCACCAAGGTGTTTAATGCAGTGTATAACGAACCGGAGTGCATACGCGCCCTCTATGGACTCTCAGACACTCGCAATGCCTGCCATGGGTCAGATAGCGCAATATCTGCGCGGCGAGAGATTGCGATGCTATTCCCGGAGTTCGATATAGGACAAGACCGTATTGGTGCCAATTAA